The proteins below come from a single Miscanthus floridulus cultivar M001 chromosome 1, ASM1932011v1, whole genome shotgun sequence genomic window:
- the LOC136485461 gene encoding probable inactive receptor kinase At3g02880, protein MNGSKCDRRKWRPWRWLVASWVLAVILERGGAEVTELDLEERRDERRDLLVLGDTLRSALDLHSNWTGPPCHGERSRWHGVSCDGDGRVVGVALDGAQLTGTLPRGALRAVSRLEALSLRGNALHGALPGLDGLSRLRAVDLSSNRFSGPIPRGYATSLRELARLELQDNLLSGTLPAFEQHGLVVFNVSYNFLQGEVPGTRALRQFPASAFDHNLRLCGEVVNAECREGPTSSSGAPAYGSSSSPVVRPAGDGGRAAAQKHLRFRLAAWSVVAISLIAALVPFAAVFIFLHHKKSQEVRLGGRASAAVTAAEDIKDKVEVEQGRGSGSRSTESANGAELQFFRADGSASFDLDELFRSTAEMLGKGRLGITYRVTLQAGPVVVVKRLRNMSHVPRRDFTHTMQLLGKLRHENVVDLVACFYSKEEKLVMYEHVPGCSLFQLLHGNRGEGRTPLPWPARLSIAQGMARGLAYLHKSLPYFHRPPHGNLKSSNVLVFFSAPHGRQQKQAVPKLTDHGFHPLLPHHAHRLAAAKCPEFARRGGRRLSSRADVYCLGLVLLELVTGKVPVEEDGDLAEWARLALSHEWSTDILDVEIVGDRGRHGDMLRLTEVALLCAAVEPDRRPKVQDIVRMIDEVGGGDGPELDRR, encoded by the exons ATGAACGGGAGCAAGTGTGACAGACGCaagtggcggccatggcggtggctCGTCGCTTCGTGGGTTCTAGCGGTGATTCTGGAGCGGGGCGGCGCGGAGGTGACGGAGTTGGATCTGGAGGAGCGCCGGGACGAGCGGCGCGACCTGCTGGTGCTGGGCGACACGCTGCGGTCGGCGCTGGACCTGCACTCCAACTGGACGGGGCCTCCGTGCCACGGCGAGCGGAGCCGGTGGCACGGCGTGTCGTGCGACGGAGACGGGCGCGTGGTCGGCGTGGCGCTCGACGGCGCGCAGCTCACGGGCACGCTCCCGCGTGGCGCGCTCCGGGCCGTGTCGCGGCTCGAGGCGCTGTCCCTGCGCGGGAACGCGCTCCACGGCGCGCTCCCGGGGCTCGACGGGCTGTCGCGGCTCCGCGCCGTCGACCTGTCCAGCAACCGGTTCTCGGGGCCCATCCCGCGCGGGTACGCCACGTCGCTGCGGGAGCTCGCGCGGCTCGAGCTCCAGGACAACCTGCTCAGCGGCACCCTCCCGGCGTTCGAGCAGCACGGGCTCGTCGTCTTCAACGTGTCCTACAACTTCCTCCAGGGCGAGGTCCCCGGCACCCGCGCGCTGCGCCAGTTCCCCGCGAGCGCGTTCGACCACAACCTCAGGCTCTGTGGCGAGGTTGTGAACGCCGAGTGCCGGGAGGGCCCGACGTCGTCGTCCGGTGCTCCAGCGTATGGAAGCAGCAGCAGTCCGGTCGTGAGGCCGGCTGGCGACGGCGGTCGGGCGGCGGCACAGAAGCACTTGCGGTTCAGGCTGGCGGCGTGGAGCGTCGTGGCTATCTCCCTCATCGCGGCGCTGGTGCCGTTCGCGGCTGTGTTCATCTTCCTGCACCACAAGAAGAGCCAGGAGGTCCGTCTCGGTGGCCGTGCCAGTGCTGCAG TGACGGCGGCGGAGGAcatcaaggacaaggtggaggtggagcaagGCCGAGGGAGCGGCAGCCGGAGCACGGAATCCGCCAATGGGGCCGAGCTGCAGTTCTTCCGAGCTGACGGGTCAGCCAGCTTCGACCTCGACGAGCTCTTCCGGTCCACGGCGGAGATGCTCGGCAAGGGGCGGTTGGGGATCACGTACCGGGTGACCCTCCAGGCCGGCCCCGTCGTCGTCGTGAAGCGGCTGCGCAACATGTCGCACGTGCCGCGCAGGGACTTCACGCACACCATGCAGCTCCTGGGCAAGCTCCGGCACGAGAACGTCGTCGACCTCGTCGCGTGTTTCTACTCCAAGGAGGAGAAGCTGGTCATGTACGAGCACGTTCCCGGGTGCAGCCTCTTCCAGCTCCTGCATG GAAACAGAGGCGAGGGGAGGACGCCGCTGCCGTGGCCGGCGCGGCTGTCGATAGCGCAGGGCATGGCGCGCGGGCTGGCGTACCTGCACAAGTCGCTGCCGTACTTCCACCGGCCGCCCCACGGCAACCTCAAGTCGTCCAACGTGCTCGTCTTCTTCTCGGCTCCCCATGGCAGACAGCAGAAGCAGGCGGTGCCGAAGCTGACGGACCACGGCTTCCACCCGCTGCTCCCGCACCACGCGCACCGGCTGGCGGCGGCCAAGTGCCCCGAGTTCGCGcgccgcggcggccggcggctgTCGTCCCGCGCCGACGTGTACTGCCTCGGGCTGGTGCTGCTGGAGCTGGTGACGGGGAAGGTGCCCGTGGAGGAAGACGGCGACCTGGCGGAGTGGGCGCGGCTGGCGCTCAGCCACGAGTGGTCCACGGACATCCTCGACGTGGAGATCGTGGGCGACCGGGGACGCCACGGGGACATGCTCCGACTCACGGAGGTCGCTCTCCtctgcgccgccgtcgagcccgACAGGCGGCCCAAGGTGCAGGACATCGTCAGGATGATCGacgaggtcggcggcggcgacggaccAGAGCTAGATCGTCGTTGA
- the LOC136485478 gene encoding aquaporin TIP3-1-like: MSTGVRPGRRFTVGRSEDATHPDTIRAAISEFIATAIFVFAAEGSVLSLGKMYHDTSTAGGLVAVALAHALALSAAVAVAVNISGGHVNPAITFGALIGGRISLVRAAFYWVAQLLGAVAATLLLRLATGGARPPGFALASGVGDWHAVLLEAAMTFGLMYAYYATVIDPKRGHVGTIAPLAVGFMLGANVLAGGPFDGAGMNPARVFGPALVGWRWRHHWVYWLGPFLGAGLAGLVYEFLVIPSATDAAPLSTHHQPLAPEDY; this comes from the exons ATGAGCACGGGCGTGCGGCCGGGGCGGCGGTTCACGGTGGGGCGGAGCGAGGACGCCACGCACCCGGACACCATCCGCGCCGCCATCTCCGAGTTCATCGCCACCGCCATCTTCGTCTTCGCCGCCGAGGGGTCCGTCCTCTCGCTCG GGAAGATGTACCACGACACGAGCACGGCGGGCGGGCTGGTGGCCGTGGCGCTGGCGCACGCGCTGGCACTGTCCGCCGCGGTGGCCGTGGCCGTCAACATCTCGGGCGGGCACGTGAACCCCGCCATCACCTTCGGCGCGCTGATCGGCGGCCGGATCTCGCTCGTCCGCGCGGCCTTCTACTGGGTGGCGCAGCTGCTGGGCGCCGTGGCCGCCACGCTCCTCCTGCGCCTCGCCACGGGCGGCGCGCGCCCGCCGGGGTTCGCGCTCGCGTCCGGGGTCGGCGACTGGCACGCCGTGCTGCTGGAGGCCGCCATGACGTTCGGGCTCATGTACGCCTACTACGCCACGGTGATCGACCCGAAGCGGGGCCACGTGGGCACCATCGCGCCGCTCGCCGTGGGGTTCATGCTCGGCGCCAACGTGCTGGCGGGCGGGCCATTCGACGGCGCCGGGATGAACCCGGCGCGGGTCTTCGGCCCGGCGCTCGTCGGGTGGCGGTGGAGGCACCACTGGGTGTACTGGCTGGGACCCTTCCTCGGCGCCGGGCTCGCGGGGCTGGTGTACGAGTTCCTGGTCATCCCGTCCGCCACCGACGCCGCGCCGCTCAGCACGCATCACCAGCCGCTCGCGCCGGAGGACTACTAG